In the Devosia sp. SL43 genome, one interval contains:
- a CDS encoding FAD assembly factor SdhE has translation MTAGEDIAMRRKKLRYRAWHRGTREMDLVLGPFADAHTEHLDEAGLDRLEALMSEEDPPLLKWIMGQETPPEHIDLAFLAEVIADHHARLAK, from the coding sequence ATGACTGCCGGTGAAGACATTGCCATGCGCCGTAAGAAGCTGCGCTACCGCGCCTGGCACCGCGGCACCCGCGAGATGGACCTCGTCCTGGGGCCGTTCGCCGACGCGCATACCGAGCATCTCGACGAAGCCGGCCTCGATCGGCTGGAAGCCCTGATGAGCGAGGAGGATCCGCCGCTGCTGAAGTGGATCATGGGCCAGGAAACCCCGCCCGAACATATCGATCTGGCCTTCCTCGCGGAGGTCATTGCCGATCATCACGCCCGGCTGGCCAAATGA
- the map gene encoding type I methionyl aminopeptidase produces the protein MTITTEEQLEKLKAIGRICAITRDAMASAMRPGMTTQELDEIGARLLAENGALSAPIVTYDFPGATCISVNEEIAHGIPGPRVLREGDLVNIDVSAVKDGVYADCGSSFVLGEADKRLVALCRDGKKAMWTGIAAVKAGAPLADIGDAIGKFAKKGGYTLIRNLASHGVGDSLHDEPGEIATWPDKSERRRMTNGLVFTIEPFLSLGGKMADQKSDDDEWTLVARPPAPCVQYEHTVVATPRGAVVVTLAA, from the coding sequence TTGACGATTACTACCGAAGAACAGCTCGAAAAGCTCAAGGCCATTGGCCGCATCTGCGCCATCACCCGCGACGCCATGGCCTCGGCCATGCGTCCGGGCATGACCACGCAAGAATTGGACGAGATAGGCGCAAGATTGCTGGCAGAAAACGGCGCACTTTCTGCCCCGATCGTCACCTACGATTTCCCCGGCGCCACCTGCATCTCGGTCAACGAGGAAATCGCCCACGGCATCCCCGGTCCCCGCGTGCTGCGTGAAGGCGATCTCGTCAATATCGACGTGTCGGCCGTCAAGGATGGCGTCTATGCCGACTGCGGCTCATCCTTCGTTCTGGGCGAAGCCGACAAGCGCCTCGTCGCCCTCTGCCGCGATGGCAAGAAGGCCATGTGGACCGGGATTGCCGCCGTGAAAGCCGGGGCACCCCTTGCCGACATCGGCGACGCCATCGGAAAATTTGCCAAGAAGGGCGGCTACACGCTGATCCGCAACCTCGCCAGCCACGGTGTCGGCGATAGCCTGCACGACGAGCCCGGCGAAATCGCCACCTGGCCCGACAAATCCGAACGCCGCCGGATGACCAATGGCCTGGTCTTCACCATCGAGCCCTTCCTGTCGCTCGGCGGCAAGATGGCCGATCAGAAGTCGGATGACGACGAATGGACGCTTGTGGCCCGGCCGCCCGCACCATGCGTGCAGTATGAGCATACGGTGGTGGCGACGCCGCGCGGCGCGGTGGTGGTGACGCTGGCGGCGTGA
- the pgi gene encoding glucose-6-phosphate isomerase has product MAKGSALNSLMKHRKRLADVTMREQFAIDPNRFKRYSATGAGILLDYSKNRIDEDVMAALFDLARAAGVEERRDQMCEGDHINITEDRAVMHMALRYQGDKPVPVDGKDVMPDVRGVLAAIETYTNAIRSGEIRGHGGEQFTDVVNIGIGGSDLGPAMVTLALEPYTRADLRAHYVSNVDGAHIHDILKRLDPKKTLFIVASKTFTTDETMTNANSAREWIADTIGEDAVPNHFAAVSTNIPACAKFGIREDRIFGFWDWVGGRYSVWSAIGLPIALAVGYDNFLGFLRGADAMDRHFLTAPLEDNLPVIMAVLGVWYRNAWGFSTHAVLPYDQRLSRFAAYLQQQDMESNGKSVTLSGKPVGWSTGPIVWGEPGTNGQHAFYQLIHQGTDVIPADFLIAAKPHESLPPHHDKLVANVLAQSEALMLGKTKTEVVEELKAQGLDKARIKELTPHKMFPGNRPSNTLFYEQLTPETLGSLVALYEHKVFTQGVIWNVNSYDQWGVELGKQLAKALLPKVSGEQSGEGHDSSTQGLLAYYLANKA; this is encoded by the coding sequence ATGGCTAAAGGCTCCGCTCTCAACTCGCTGATGAAGCATCGCAAGCGTCTTGCCGACGTGACGATGCGCGAGCAGTTCGCCATCGATCCGAACCGCTTCAAGCGCTATTCGGCAACGGGCGCCGGCATCCTGCTCGACTATTCCAAGAACCGGATCGATGAAGACGTGATGGCGGCCCTGTTCGACTTGGCGCGTGCTGCCGGGGTCGAGGAACGGCGCGACCAGATGTGCGAAGGCGATCATATCAACATCACCGAAGACCGGGCTGTCATGCACATGGCGCTGCGCTACCAGGGCGACAAGCCGGTGCCGGTCGATGGCAAGGACGTGATGCCAGACGTGCGCGGTGTGCTCGCTGCCATCGAGACCTATACTAACGCCATCCGCTCGGGCGAAATCCGCGGTCATGGCGGCGAGCAGTTCACCGACGTGGTCAATATCGGCATCGGCGGCTCCGATCTCGGCCCGGCCATGGTGACGCTGGCGCTCGAGCCCTATACCCGTGCCGACCTGCGCGCCCACTACGTCTCCAACGTCGATGGCGCCCACATCCACGACATCCTCAAGCGCCTCGATCCCAAGAAGACGCTGTTCATTGTCGCGTCCAAGACCTTCACCACCGACGAGACCATGACCAACGCCAATTCGGCGCGCGAATGGATCGCCGACACGATCGGTGAAGACGCCGTGCCGAACCACTTTGCCGCCGTTTCCACCAATATTCCGGCCTGCGCCAAGTTCGGCATCCGCGAAGACCGCATTTTCGGCTTTTGGGACTGGGTCGGCGGCCGCTATTCGGTTTGGTCCGCTATCGGCCTGCCGATCGCGCTGGCCGTTGGCTACGACAATTTCCTCGGCTTCCTGAGGGGTGCCGACGCCATGGACCGTCACTTCCTGACGGCGCCGCTGGAAGACAATCTCCCGGTCATCATGGCCGTGCTCGGTGTCTGGTATCGCAACGCCTGGGGTTTCTCGACCCATGCCGTGCTGCCCTACGACCAGCGCCTCAGCCGCTTCGCCGCCTACCTGCAGCAGCAGGATATGGAGTCGAACGGCAAGTCGGTGACGCTATCGGGCAAGCCGGTCGGCTGGTCCACCGGCCCCATCGTCTGGGGCGAGCCCGGCACCAATGGCCAGCACGCCTTCTACCAGCTGATCCATCAGGGCACCGACGTCATCCCTGCCGATTTCCTCATCGCCGCCAAGCCGCATGAATCGCTGCCACCGCACCACGACAAGCTGGTCGCCAACGTGCTGGCCCAGTCCGAGGCGCTGATGCTGGGCAAGACCAAGACCGAGGTCGTGGAAGAGCTCAAGGCGCAGGGTCTCGACAAGGCCAGGATCAAGGAACTCACCCCGCACAAGATGTTCCCCGGCAACCGTCCGTCCAACACGCTGTTCTATGAGCAGCTGACCCCAGAGACGCTTGGCTCGCTGGTCGCGCTTTACGAGCACAAGGTGTTCACCCAGGGCGTGATCTGGAACGTCAATTCCTATGACCAGTGGGGCGTCGAACTGGGCAAGCAACTCGCCAAGGCGCTGCTGCCAAAAGTATCAGGCGAACAGAGCGGGGAGGGGCATGACAGCTCTACCCAGGGCCTGCTGGCCTATTACCTCGCGAACAAGGCCTGA
- the glmU gene encoding bifunctional UDP-N-acetylglucosamine diphosphorylase/glucosamine-1-phosphate N-acetyltransferase GlmU, which translates to MTELLSIILAAGEGTRMRSATPKVLHRVGGLPMVGHVMRTALKSGSTDICVVVGPNHEAVQAEVVRHGPRTRIFSQLERLGTGHAVRQAREAFAAASGNIVVLYADNPLVSSGTVDAITARLDDGADIVVVGYRPADPTNLGRLLTQDGRLLAIREHRDATEEERKIGLANSGIIGFRAEALNSIIDRIGNANAKGEYYLTDAVELANSDGRRVEFIEADPGEVMGVDDRMRLAAAEAQFQSLRRDDFMKAGVTLKDPSSVWFSYDTEIGRDVTIFPNVVFGAGVKIGDNVEIRAFCDIEDAVIGEGSTIGPFARIRGGAELGPDVHLGNFVEVKKSRIGAGTKAGHLSYLGDADIGSKTNIGAGTITCNYDGVNKDKTIIGDNVFIGSNASLVAPLTIGNGAYTASGSVITEDVPPDAVAFGRARQENKLGYAPKLREKALAKKAAKGK; encoded by the coding sequence ATGACGGAACTATTGTCGATCATCCTCGCCGCGGGTGAAGGAACCCGCATGCGGTCGGCAACTCCGAAAGTTCTGCATCGCGTCGGCGGCCTTCCGATGGTTGGTCACGTGATGCGAACCGCACTCAAATCGGGCTCGACCGATATCTGCGTCGTGGTCGGCCCCAACCACGAAGCCGTGCAGGCCGAGGTAGTTCGCCACGGTCCCAGGACCCGTATCTTCAGCCAACTAGAGCGCCTCGGCACGGGCCATGCCGTCCGTCAGGCGCGCGAAGCCTTCGCCGCTGCATCAGGCAATATCGTGGTGCTTTATGCCGATAACCCGCTGGTTTCCAGCGGTACCGTGGATGCGATCACCGCCAGGCTCGACGACGGCGCCGATATTGTGGTTGTCGGCTACCGCCCAGCTGACCCCACCAATCTTGGCCGGCTGCTGACGCAGGACGGTCGCCTTCTCGCCATTCGCGAGCATCGCGACGCGACTGAGGAAGAGCGCAAGATCGGGCTCGCCAATTCCGGCATCATCGGCTTCCGGGCCGAAGCGCTGAACAGCATCATCGACCGCATCGGCAACGCCAATGCCAAGGGCGAATACTATCTCACCGACGCGGTCGAACTCGCCAATAGCGACGGCCGTCGCGTCGAGTTCATCGAGGCCGATCCGGGTGAGGTCATGGGTGTCGATGACCGGATGCGCCTGGCCGCCGCTGAGGCTCAGTTCCAGTCCCTGCGCCGCGACGACTTCATGAAAGCCGGCGTGACGCTCAAGGATCCGTCCAGCGTCTGGTTTTCCTACGACACCGAGATCGGCCGCGACGTCACCATCTTCCCCAACGTCGTCTTCGGCGCTGGCGTCAAGATCGGCGACAATGTCGAAATCCGCGCTTTCTGCGACATCGAGGATGCCGTTATCGGCGAAGGCTCGACCATCGGCCCCTTCGCCCGCATTCGCGGTGGCGCCGAGCTGGGACCGGACGTGCATCTGGGCAATTTCGTCGAGGTCAAGAAATCGCGGATCGGCGCCGGCACCAAGGCCGGCCATCTGAGCTATCTCGGCGACGCCGACATCGGCAGCAAGACCAATATCGGCGCCGGCACCATCACCTGCAATTATGATGGCGTGAACAAAGACAAGACAATCATCGGCGACAATGTCTTCATCGGGTCGAACGCCTCGCTCGTCGCGCCGCTGACGATCGGCAATGGCGCCTATACTGCATCGGGCAGCGTGATCACCGAAGACGTGCCGCCCGACGCCGTGGCCTTCGGCCGCGCGCGCCAGGAAAACAAGCTGGGCTATGCGCCCAAACTCCGCGAGAAGGCTCTCGCCAAAAAAGCAGCCAAGGGGAAATAG
- the tgt gene encoding tRNA guanosine(34) transglycosylase Tgt: MNAPTKLVTFTLSATDGMARRGRIDTPRGDIQTPAFMPVGTAGTVKAMYPEQVRETGADILLGNTYHLMLRPGAERVASQGGLHDFMDWQRPILTDSGGFQVMSLAQLRKLTERGVTFRSHIDGSSHELTPERSIEIQTLLDSDIIMQLDECLKLPAEYKEMERAMELSLRWADRSKTAFNNQLNRALFGIVQGGDNPELRARSAQGLKSIGFDGYAVGGLAVGEPQDVMFKVIEEITPELPTDRPRYLMGVGKPDDILGAIGRGIDMFDCVHPTRAGRHGHVYTRFGVINLKNARHRDDHRPIDEASPNPNCRRWSRAYLHHLVKTEEILGAMILSQINLAYYQELVQGCRAAIEGGRFTDFAAETRAAWAAGDLPVL; encoded by the coding sequence ATGAACGCTCCGACCAAACTCGTCACCTTCACCCTTTCGGCCACCGATGGCATGGCGCGGCGCGGCCGCATCGACACGCCGCGCGGCGACATCCAGACTCCGGCCTTCATGCCGGTGGGCACGGCCGGCACGGTCAAGGCCATGTATCCCGAGCAGGTCCGCGAGACCGGCGCCGATATCCTGCTCGGCAATACCTATCACCTGATGCTGCGTCCCGGTGCGGAACGTGTCGCGTCGCAGGGCGGATTGCATGACTTCATGGATTGGCAGCGGCCGATCCTGACCGATAGCGGTGGCTTCCAGGTCATGTCGCTGGCCCAGCTGCGCAAGCTGACCGAAAGGGGCGTGACCTTCCGCAGCCATATCGATGGCTCCAGCCATGAGCTGACGCCCGAGCGTTCGATCGAAATCCAGACGCTGCTCGACAGCGACATCATCATGCAGCTCGACGAGTGCCTGAAGCTGCCGGCCGAATACAAGGAAATGGAGCGCGCCATGGAGCTGTCGCTCCGCTGGGCCGATCGCTCCAAGACCGCGTTCAACAACCAGCTCAACCGCGCTTTGTTCGGCATCGTGCAGGGCGGCGACAATCCTGAATTGCGCGCCCGCTCGGCGCAGGGGCTCAAGTCCATCGGCTTTGACGGTTATGCTGTTGGTGGCCTTGCTGTGGGCGAGCCGCAGGACGTCATGTTCAAGGTGATCGAGGAGATCACCCCGGAACTGCCGACCGACCGTCCGCGCTACCTGATGGGCGTCGGCAAGCCGGACGATATCCTCGGCGCCATCGGTCGTGGCATCGACATGTTCGATTGCGTGCATCCGACCCGCGCCGGTCGCCACGGCCACGTCTATACCCGCTTCGGCGTCATCAACCTGAAGAATGCCCGGCATAGGGATGATCACAGGCCGATCGACGAAGCCTCACCCAACCCCAATTGCCGGCGGTGGAGCCGGGCCTACCTCCATCACCTCGTTAAGACAGAAGAGATTTTGGGTGCGATGATCCTTTCCCAGATCAACCTCGCCTATTATCAAGAGCTGGTTCAGGGCTGCCGCGCGGCGATCGAAGGCGGCCGGTTCACCGATTTTGCGGCAGAGACGCGTGCGGCATGGGCCGCGGGCGACCTGCCTGTGCTGTAA
- the glmS gene encoding glutamine--fructose-6-phosphate transaminase (isomerizing), translating to MCGIVGIVGSEPVAIRLVDALKRLEYRGYDSAGVATLEDGDISRRRAEGKLGNLATKLNMEPLAGRIGIGHTRWATHGAPTEQNAHPHATDRVAVVHNGIIENYREMLADLAKDGYLPKTQTDTESVALWVSRELANGADPELAVARTLKKLRGAFALAFLFKGEESLLIAARHGAPLAVGYGTTEMYLGSDAMALAPFTSRLTYLEDGDWAVITPKGVTIRDGKDAIVQRELQISQASALMVDKGNHRHFMAKEIYEQPETISHTLSHYVDMGAEKVAIRETLPFDFADLSRLTMSACGTAYYAGAVAKYWFERYARLPVDLDVASEFRYREPPMERGGLSLFISQSGETADTLAALRYTASQGQHVASLVNTVESTIARESGVVFPILCGPEIGVASTKAFTAQLTSLASLAIAAGRARGAISAERETEMVRALIGLPTAVSEALGKEDQIIDIAKRLSKAKDVLYLGRGPMFPIAMEGALKLKEISYIHAEGYAAGELKHGPIALVDEDMPVIVVAPSDELVEKTLSNMQEVAARGGKIILITDAEGAETVGHGIADIIIIPHVDSFVAPILATIPVQLLAYHTAVFMGTDVDQPRNLAKSVTVE from the coding sequence ATGTGCGGCATTGTTGGCATCGTCGGCAGCGAACCGGTTGCAATCCGTCTGGTGGATGCGCTCAAGCGCCTCGAATATCGCGGCTATGACAGCGCGGGCGTCGCCACGCTGGAAGACGGCGACATTTCCCGCCGCCGCGCCGAGGGCAAGCTGGGCAATCTCGCCACCAAGCTGAATATGGAGCCGCTGGCCGGCCGCATCGGCATCGGCCACACCCGTTGGGCCACCCACGGCGCGCCGACCGAGCAGAACGCCCACCCGCACGCGACCGATCGCGTTGCTGTAGTCCACAACGGCATCATCGAAAACTACCGCGAAATGCTGGCCGACCTCGCCAAGGACGGCTACCTGCCCAAGACGCAGACCGACACTGAGTCCGTCGCGCTGTGGGTCAGCCGTGAACTCGCCAACGGCGCCGATCCCGAGTTGGCCGTCGCCCGTACCCTGAAGAAGCTGCGCGGCGCCTTCGCGCTGGCCTTCCTGTTCAAGGGCGAAGAAAGCCTGCTGATCGCAGCCCGCCACGGCGCGCCGCTCGCTGTCGGCTACGGTACGACGGAAATGTATCTGGGCTCCGACGCTATGGCGCTGGCCCCCTTCACCTCACGCCTGACCTATCTCGAAGATGGAGACTGGGCCGTCATTACACCCAAGGGCGTCACCATTCGCGACGGCAAGGATGCCATCGTGCAGCGCGAACTGCAGATTTCGCAGGCTTCGGCGCTGATGGTGGACAAGGGCAACCACCGCCATTTCATGGCCAAGGAAATCTACGAGCAGCCCGAGACCATCTCGCATACGCTCAGCCACTATGTGGATATGGGCGCCGAGAAAGTCGCTATCCGCGAGACCTTGCCCTTCGACTTTGCCGACCTCAGCCGCCTGACCATGAGCGCCTGCGGCACGGCCTACTATGCTGGTGCCGTCGCCAAGTATTGGTTCGAGCGCTACGCGCGCCTGCCGGTCGACCTCGACGTGGCCAGTGAGTTCCGCTATCGCGAGCCGCCCATGGAAAGGGGCGGGCTGTCGCTGTTCATCTCGCAATCGGGTGAAACTGCCGATACCCTGGCGGCCCTGCGCTATACGGCGAGCCAGGGCCAGCACGTGGCGTCGCTCGTCAATACCGTCGAATCGACCATTGCGCGCGAATCCGGCGTTGTCTTCCCGATCCTGTGCGGCCCCGAGATCGGCGTTGCCTCCACCAAGGCCTTCACGGCGCAACTGACGTCGCTGGCCAGCCTTGCTATCGCGGCGGGCCGGGCGCGCGGCGCCATCAGCGCAGAGCGCGAGACTGAGATGGTCCGCGCCCTGATCGGACTGCCAACGGCGGTCTCCGAAGCTCTGGGCAAAGAGGACCAGATCATCGACATCGCCAAGCGTCTCAGCAAGGCCAAGGACGTGCTTTACCTCGGTCGTGGGCCGATGTTCCCCATCGCCATGGAAGGCGCGCTGAAACTCAAGGAAATCAGCTACATCCACGCCGAGGGTTATGCGGCAGGTGAGCTCAAGCACGGCCCGATCGCCCTGGTCGACGAGGACATGCCTGTTATCGTCGTCGCGCCGTCTGACGAATTGGTCGAAAAGACCCTCAGCAACATGCAGGAAGTCGCGGCGCGCGGCGGCAAGATCATCCTGATCACCGATGCCGAAGGGGCGGAAACGGTGGGCCATGGTATCGCCGATATCATCATCATCCCGCATGTGGATAGCTTCGTGGCGCCAATTCTGGCGACGATCCCTGTGCAGCTGCTGGCTTACCATACGGCGGTGTTCATGGGCACGGATGTGGATCAGCCGCGGAATCTGGCGAAGTCGGTGACGGTGGAGTAG
- the recG gene encoding ATP-dependent DNA helicase RecG has product MSRPESLSPLFRSLHSIKGVGDKLAALLTRYFGAPEGQEAMALDILMHMPSGVVDRRRQVGIAEAYLNQIVTLKLHIDRHQPPPRGRPQVPHRVFAHDETGDVSLVYFGSQGGWVEKLLPLGEERFVSGQIGFFNGEKQITHPDYVVEPDKFATLPLVEPVYPLTQGLSSKALAKLVRQVIESLPDIPEWIDGGTMAERKWPSFAEAMRAVHLPENPDEAQLWSPARMRLAYDEYFAGQLTLQLIRSTMVAARGIARTFTGEVTQRVTVALPFSLTEGQQLAVDEIRADLASPDRMSRLLQGDVGAGKTVVALMAMAAMAESGAQSAMMAPTELLAAQHFKTLKPLCDAAGLGCELLTGKMPAAERRAKLAGIASGETTIVVGTHALFQSGVEFHDLGLTVVDEQHRFGVHQRLALSDKGKHTDLLVMTATPIPRTLVLTHFGDMAVSILREKPRGRQPIDTAVISIGEYARVVSRLQARLAEGAQAFWVCPLVEESEHLEVVAAEDRFAQLREVFGDQVALVHGRMSAAAKQEVMQRFAADELKLLVATTVIEVGVDVPNASIMIIEHAERFGLAQLHQLRGRVGRGSQRSACLLLYKDPLSETAKARLETIKSTEDGFEIAERDLELRGQGDVLGTRQSGMPGYRLAVPDVHRHLLDYAHDEAKGLLLRNPGLTGDDGEAARTALYLFRKDLAIPLIRAG; this is encoded by the coding sequence GTGTCCCGTCCCGAAAGCCTCTCGCCGCTGTTTCGTTCGCTGCACTCGATCAAGGGTGTCGGCGACAAGCTGGCTGCGCTGCTGACGCGGTACTTCGGCGCGCCCGAGGGTCAGGAGGCGATGGCGCTCGATATTCTGATGCACATGCCGTCGGGCGTCGTCGATCGGCGCCGGCAGGTCGGCATTGCCGAGGCCTATCTCAACCAGATCGTGACGCTGAAACTTCACATCGATCGCCACCAGCCGCCGCCGCGCGGACGTCCGCAGGTGCCGCACCGGGTCTTTGCCCATGACGAGACCGGCGATGTCAGCCTCGTCTATTTCGGCAGCCAGGGTGGCTGGGTGGAGAAGCTGTTGCCGTTGGGCGAGGAGCGGTTTGTCTCCGGGCAGATCGGCTTCTTCAATGGCGAAAAACAGATCACCCACCCTGACTATGTGGTCGAGCCCGACAAGTTCGCGACGCTGCCGCTGGTCGAGCCGGTCTATCCGCTGACGCAGGGGCTGAGTTCGAAGGCGCTGGCCAAGCTGGTGCGGCAGGTGATCGAAAGCCTGCCGGACATTCCGGAATGGATCGACGGCGGGACGATGGCCGAGCGGAAGTGGCCGAGCTTTGCCGAGGCCATGCGGGCGGTGCATCTGCCTGAGAATCCGGATGAAGCACAGTTGTGGTCCCCTGCCCGCATGCGGCTGGCCTATGACGAGTATTTCGCCGGGCAACTGACGCTGCAACTGATCCGCTCGACAATGGTGGCGGCGCGGGGCATCGCGCGGACATTTACCGGCGAAGTCACGCAACGCGTAACGGTGGCACTACCGTTTTCACTGACCGAGGGCCAGCAACTGGCGGTGGACGAAATCCGCGCTGACCTGGCTTCGCCCGACCGGATGTCACGGTTGCTGCAAGGTGATGTCGGGGCGGGCAAGACGGTGGTGGCGCTGATGGCGATGGCTGCAATGGCCGAAAGTGGCGCGCAATCGGCGATGATGGCACCGACGGAGTTGCTGGCCGCGCAGCATTTCAAGACGCTGAAACCGCTCTGCGACGCTGCGGGCCTCGGCTGCGAGTTGCTGACGGGCAAGATGCCGGCGGCAGAGCGGCGTGCCAAGCTTGCGGGCATTGCCAGCGGCGAGACCACTATTGTCGTCGGCACGCACGCGCTGTTCCAGTCGGGCGTCGAGTTTCACGATCTTGGGCTGACCGTGGTAGACGAGCAGCATCGCTTCGGCGTGCATCAGCGGCTGGCACTGTCGGACAAGGGCAAGCACACGGACCTCCTGGTGATGACGGCGACGCCGATCCCGCGCACGCTGGTGCTGACCCATTTCGGCGACATGGCGGTGAGCATCCTCCGGGAAAAACCGCGCGGGCGGCAGCCGATCGATACGGCAGTGATTTCCATTGGGGAGTATGCCCGGGTGGTATCCCGCCTGCAGGCGCGCCTGGCCGAGGGCGCACAAGCCTTCTGGGTGTGCCCGCTGGTCGAGGAAAGCGAGCATTTGGAGGTCGTTGCCGCCGAGGATCGGTTCGCCCAGCTCAGGGAGGTGTTCGGCGACCAGGTCGCGCTGGTGCATGGCCGCATGAGTGCGGCTGCCAAACAGGAGGTGATGCAGCGGTTTGCGGCGGATGAACTCAAGCTGCTGGTGGCGACGACGGTCATCGAAGTCGGCGTCGACGTGCCCAATGCCTCGATCATGATCATCGAGCATGCCGAGCGCTTCGGGCTGGCCCAGTTGCACCAGTTGCGCGGCCGCGTCGGTCGTGGCTCGCAGCGCTCGGCATGCCTGCTGCTTTACAAGGATCCGTTGAGCGAGACAGCCAAGGCGCGGCTGGAGACGATCAAATCAACCGAAGATGGCTTCGAGATTGCCGAGCGCGATCTGGAACTGCGCGGCCAGGGTGATGTGCTGGGTACGCGGCAATCGGGCATGCCGGGATATCGGCTCGCCGTGCCCGACGTGCATCGGCACCTGCTGGACTATGCGCATGACGAGGCCAAGGGGCTGTTGTTGCGGAATCCCGGGCTTACGGGTGACGACGGCGAGGCAGCGCGGACGGCGCTGTATCTGTTCCGGAAGGACTTGGCGATCCCGCTGATCAGGGCGGGGTAG